A section of the Ananas comosus cultivar F153 unplaced genomic scaffold, ASM154086v1, whole genome shotgun sequence genome encodes:
- the LOC109706301 gene encoding kinesin-like protein KIN-14B isoform X2: MMEEPMIQLKRFKLTLHRRQALNDYLDLKGNIRVFCRIRPSPTDVNYAYYKPPLFNLDSSNVSLRVADNKSKQYRFDKVFHPHSTQEEVFSEIEPVINSALDGYNVCIFAYGQTGTGKTYTMEGQPDNPGVVPRGIKALLERAAESNYKFLFTFSMLEIYMGNLRDLLAPNSRKRRVQKAPCLSIQMSPEGGVEVENLVVIKVSDFQQVIRLYELGMRFRSTASTMVNSMSSRSHCLIRISLTCFNAHERRRETNKLWMVDLGGSERLLKTQASGRRLQEGKAINLSLSALGDVIAALQSKKSHVPYRNSKLTQVLCDSLGSDSKTLMLVHVSPNEEDLCETICSLGFATRVRSIHLENEESEGERAKRELSMAQMEQKVKQLERECEEVRRNIKKLKDRLKHVRGPMNPTNSSFDDSYQSIEEVQYPDGAISFQSSRNFSEASAGLPRFMRPTICSQHKIGLTHYNAFNTRKKPPIPSKKRPSSVYAESIISPSKGACFSDYNSECSISAVSLNWKESEENGTESSQAGSEYEIKQVIFPEQEKSPRTTLTSDDDECIKELAKVPAKDTRDKKNLGIDELLNLKVTEKTSTYTRRSKRVLAFAFDKENKGREICKADIQLCNQSINLEAPNEKSESNTTEKVSLYGTVEQFGESTEIDHPSKNMVVGKFYNGFDASSSELTEIKNHHKEDYGQATEENELIMECQKEYVEGTNKVEIGSESTKIQAQSPALQEMNSCKEETLNSCQSKEDAEKSCLLSDLPKVDQRETFNGAEVSITRFQEEEHDIGIFEFFMQILQILWVRALFGLGFQSLGLSDDFFDGLMF, encoded by the exons ATGATGGAGGAACCGATGATTCAGTTAAAAAGATTCAAG TTGACACTACATAGGAGACAGGCATTAAATGACTATTTAGACTTGAAAG GGAATATTCGAGTGTTTTGCCGTATAAGACCCTCACCAACTGATGTAAATTATGCATATTACAAGCCACCCCTGTTCAATCTAGATTCAAGCAACGTTTCCCTAAGAGTTGCTGACAACAAGAGTAAGCAATACAGATTCGACAAGGTTTTCCACCCACATTCGACCCAAG AAGAAGTCTTCTCTGAGATTGAACCAGTGATTAACTCTGCATTAGATGGGTACAATGTTTGTATTTTTGCCTACGGCCAGACGGGCACCGGTAAAACCTACACAATG GAAGGTCAGCCTGACAATCCGGGTGTTGTGCCACGAGGAATTAAAGCATTGTTGGAACGTGCAGCGGAGAGCAACTATAAATTTCTGTTCACTTTCAGTATGCTTGAAATATATATGGGCAATCTTCGAGATCTGCTTGCTCCAAACAGCAGGAAGAGAAGGGTTCAAAAGGCACCATG TCTCTCAATCCAAATGAGTCCAGAGGGAGGCGTTGAAGTTGAAAATCTAGTTGTGATCAAGGTTAGTGATTTTCAGCAGGTGATACGATTATATGAGCTTGGTATGCGTTTTAGATCAACGGCTTCTACCATGGTGAATTCCATGTCAAGCAGATCCCACTG CTTGATCCGCATATCATTGACTTGCTTTAACGCACATGAAAGACGAAGAGAAACAAACAAACTATGGATGGTTGACCTAGGTGGAAGTGAACGTCTATTAAAGACCCAAGCAAGTGGAAGAAGGCTCCAAGAGGGAAAAGCTATAAATCTATCACTCTCAGCACTAGGAGATGTTATTGCCGCACTCCAAAGTAAAAAATCTCATGTGCCTTACAG GAATAGCAAGCTAACACAAGTTCTCTGTGATTCCCTTG GATCTGATTCAAAAACATTGATGCTTGTCCATGTCAGCCCCAATGAAGAAGATTTGTGTGAGACCATTTGTTCCTTGGGTTTTGCAACACGGGTGAGAAGCATTCACCTGGAAAATGAAGAGTCAGAA GGAGAAAGAGCAAAGAGAGAACTCTCAATGGCGCAGATGGAACAGAAGGTGAAACAATTAGAGAGAGAATGTGAAGAAGTAAGAAGAAACATAAAGAAGCTCAAAGACAGACTCAAACATGTAAGAGGACCTATGAATCCGACTAACTCTAGTTTTGATGATTCATATCAATCCATTGAAGAGGTGCAGTATCCTGATGGAGCAATATCTTTCCAAAGTTCCAGAAACTTCTCAGAAGCTTCAGCTGGCTTGCCTAGATTTATGCGACCAACAATTTGTAGTCAACATAAAATAGGCCTAACCCATTACAATGCCTTTAATACAAGGAAGAAACCACCAATACCATCAAAGAAGAGGCCTTCCTCTGTTTATGCTGAATCCATTATCTCCCCTTCAAAGGGTGCTTGCTTCTCTGACTATAATTCTGAGTGTAGTATATCAGCAGTTAGCTTGAATTGGAAGGAGAGTGAAGAAAATGGAACTGAATCTAGTCAAGCCGGATCTGAGTACGAGATTAAACAAGTAATTTTCCCAGAACAGGAGAAATCACCAAGAACTACATTGACTTCTGATGATGATGAATGTATAAAAGAGTTAGCAAAAGTTCCGGCTAAGGATACCAGAGATAAGAAAAATTTGGGCATTGACGAATTGCTCAATCTAAAAGTTACAGAGAAGACTAGTACATATACTCGTCGAAGTAAAAGAGTTCTAGCTTTTGCATTTGACAAAGAGAACAAGGGAAGGGAGATTTGTAAGGCAGATATTCAACTTTGCAATCAGAGTATAAACTTAGAAGCGCCTAATGAGAAGAGTGAAAGTAACACCACGGAGAAAGTAAGCTTATATGGCACAGTGGAGCAATTCGGTGAATCAACGGAAATTGACCATCCTTCTAAAAACATGGTAGTGGGTAAATTTTACAATGGATTTGACGCTTCATCGAGTGAATTAACAGAGATCAAGAACCACCACAAAGAGGATTATGGTCAAGCAACCGAAGAGAACGAGTTAATAATGGAGTGCCAAAAAGAATATGTTGAGGGTACCAATAAAGTTGAAATTGGtagtgaatcaactaaaatacAAGCACAAAGTCCTGCACTTCAGGAAATGAACAGCTGTAAGGAAGAAACTCTTAACAGTTGCCAATCAAAAGAAGATGCTGAAAAATCTTGCTTACTTTCCGATCTACCAAAAGTTGATCAAAGAGAAACCTTTAATGGTGCAGAAGTAAGTATTACGAGATTCCAAGAAGAGGAACATGACATAG GAATATTTGAGTTTTTCATGCAGATTCTTCAGATATTATGGGTGCGTGCTCTTTTCGGACTGGGATTTCAAAGTCTTGGATTAAGTGATGACTTCTTTGACGGCTTAATGTTTTAA
- the LOC109706301 gene encoding kinesin-like protein KIN-14B isoform X1: protein MRNMDKQYEVAQPSKKSIRSLPNSIQSLVGFKRNLTPSWIESVRQIIKDLRSSNEVASSSIKCTPLEKIQPSVNNDGGTDDSVKKIQDELDSLTSILKQLTLHRRQALNDYLDLKGNIRVFCRIRPSPTDVNYAYYKPPLFNLDSSNVSLRVADNKSKQYRFDKVFHPHSTQEEVFSEIEPVINSALDGYNVCIFAYGQTGTGKTYTMEGQPDNPGVVPRGIKALLERAAESNYKFLFTFSMLEIYMGNLRDLLAPNSRKRRVQKAPCLSIQMSPEGGVEVENLVVIKVSDFQQVIRLYELGMRFRSTASTMVNSMSSRSHCLIRISLTCFNAHERRRETNKLWMVDLGGSERLLKTQASGRRLQEGKAINLSLSALGDVIAALQSKKSHVPYRNSKLTQVLCDSLGSDSKTLMLVHVSPNEEDLCETICSLGFATRVRSIHLENEESEGERAKRELSMAQMEQKVKQLERECEEVRRNIKKLKDRLKHVRGPMNPTNSSFDDSYQSIEEVQYPDGAISFQSSRNFSEASAGLPRFMRPTICSQHKIGLTHYNAFNTRKKPPIPSKKRPSSVYAESIISPSKGACFSDYNSECSISAVSLNWKESEENGTESSQAGSEYEIKQVIFPEQEKSPRTTLTSDDDECIKELAKVPAKDTRDKKNLGIDELLNLKVTEKTSTYTRRSKRVLAFAFDKENKGREICKADIQLCNQSINLEAPNEKSESNTTEKVSLYGTVEQFGESTEIDHPSKNMVVGKFYNGFDASSSELTEIKNHHKEDYGQATEENELIMECQKEYVEGTNKVEIGSESTKIQAQSPALQEMNSCKEETLNSCQSKEDAEKSCLLSDLPKVDQRETFNGAEVSITRFQEEEHDIGIFEFFMQILQILWVRALFGLGFQSLGLSDDFFDGLMF from the exons CTCTTGAAAAGATTCAGCCTTCTGTTAACAATGATGGAGGAACCGATGATTCAGTTAAAAAGATTCAAG ATGAGCTTGATTCCCTTACTTCCATATTAAAGCAGTTGACACTACATAGGAGACAGGCATTAAATGACTATTTAGACTTGAAAG GGAATATTCGAGTGTTTTGCCGTATAAGACCCTCACCAACTGATGTAAATTATGCATATTACAAGCCACCCCTGTTCAATCTAGATTCAAGCAACGTTTCCCTAAGAGTTGCTGACAACAAGAGTAAGCAATACAGATTCGACAAGGTTTTCCACCCACATTCGACCCAAG AAGAAGTCTTCTCTGAGATTGAACCAGTGATTAACTCTGCATTAGATGGGTACAATGTTTGTATTTTTGCCTACGGCCAGACGGGCACCGGTAAAACCTACACAATG GAAGGTCAGCCTGACAATCCGGGTGTTGTGCCACGAGGAATTAAAGCATTGTTGGAACGTGCAGCGGAGAGCAACTATAAATTTCTGTTCACTTTCAGTATGCTTGAAATATATATGGGCAATCTTCGAGATCTGCTTGCTCCAAACAGCAGGAAGAGAAGGGTTCAAAAGGCACCATG TCTCTCAATCCAAATGAGTCCAGAGGGAGGCGTTGAAGTTGAAAATCTAGTTGTGATCAAGGTTAGTGATTTTCAGCAGGTGATACGATTATATGAGCTTGGTATGCGTTTTAGATCAACGGCTTCTACCATGGTGAATTCCATGTCAAGCAGATCCCACTG CTTGATCCGCATATCATTGACTTGCTTTAACGCACATGAAAGACGAAGAGAAACAAACAAACTATGGATGGTTGACCTAGGTGGAAGTGAACGTCTATTAAAGACCCAAGCAAGTGGAAGAAGGCTCCAAGAGGGAAAAGCTATAAATCTATCACTCTCAGCACTAGGAGATGTTATTGCCGCACTCCAAAGTAAAAAATCTCATGTGCCTTACAG GAATAGCAAGCTAACACAAGTTCTCTGTGATTCCCTTG GATCTGATTCAAAAACATTGATGCTTGTCCATGTCAGCCCCAATGAAGAAGATTTGTGTGAGACCATTTGTTCCTTGGGTTTTGCAACACGGGTGAGAAGCATTCACCTGGAAAATGAAGAGTCAGAA GGAGAAAGAGCAAAGAGAGAACTCTCAATGGCGCAGATGGAACAGAAGGTGAAACAATTAGAGAGAGAATGTGAAGAAGTAAGAAGAAACATAAAGAAGCTCAAAGACAGACTCAAACATGTAAGAGGACCTATGAATCCGACTAACTCTAGTTTTGATGATTCATATCAATCCATTGAAGAGGTGCAGTATCCTGATGGAGCAATATCTTTCCAAAGTTCCAGAAACTTCTCAGAAGCTTCAGCTGGCTTGCCTAGATTTATGCGACCAACAATTTGTAGTCAACATAAAATAGGCCTAACCCATTACAATGCCTTTAATACAAGGAAGAAACCACCAATACCATCAAAGAAGAGGCCTTCCTCTGTTTATGCTGAATCCATTATCTCCCCTTCAAAGGGTGCTTGCTTCTCTGACTATAATTCTGAGTGTAGTATATCAGCAGTTAGCTTGAATTGGAAGGAGAGTGAAGAAAATGGAACTGAATCTAGTCAAGCCGGATCTGAGTACGAGATTAAACAAGTAATTTTCCCAGAACAGGAGAAATCACCAAGAACTACATTGACTTCTGATGATGATGAATGTATAAAAGAGTTAGCAAAAGTTCCGGCTAAGGATACCAGAGATAAGAAAAATTTGGGCATTGACGAATTGCTCAATCTAAAAGTTACAGAGAAGACTAGTACATATACTCGTCGAAGTAAAAGAGTTCTAGCTTTTGCATTTGACAAAGAGAACAAGGGAAGGGAGATTTGTAAGGCAGATATTCAACTTTGCAATCAGAGTATAAACTTAGAAGCGCCTAATGAGAAGAGTGAAAGTAACACCACGGAGAAAGTAAGCTTATATGGCACAGTGGAGCAATTCGGTGAATCAACGGAAATTGACCATCCTTCTAAAAACATGGTAGTGGGTAAATTTTACAATGGATTTGACGCTTCATCGAGTGAATTAACAGAGATCAAGAACCACCACAAAGAGGATTATGGTCAAGCAACCGAAGAGAACGAGTTAATAATGGAGTGCCAAAAAGAATATGTTGAGGGTACCAATAAAGTTGAAATTGGtagtgaatcaactaaaatacAAGCACAAAGTCCTGCACTTCAGGAAATGAACAGCTGTAAGGAAGAAACTCTTAACAGTTGCCAATCAAAAGAAGATGCTGAAAAATCTTGCTTACTTTCCGATCTACCAAAAGTTGATCAAAGAGAAACCTTTAATGGTGCAGAAGTAAGTATTACGAGATTCCAAGAAGAGGAACATGACATAG GAATATTTGAGTTTTTCATGCAGATTCTTCAGATATTATGGGTGCGTGCTCTTTTCGGACTGGGATTTCAAAGTCTTGGATTAAGTGATGACTTCTTTGACGGCTTAATGTTTTAA
- the LOC109706302 gene encoding pentatricopeptide repeat-containing protein At5g56310-like produces the protein MRLRHHLPLRSLSFSPLPPPSPAKKNPTHSPIPLHHLLSLLSRSSTLPHLAQIHGHILPRGLDRDNLLLGKLVHGASLLGFVDYAFSIFKHQEDPDTYLHNTMIRGLSQNGSSKDAIFIFNSIQVVGLRPDTYSFPFVLKAIAHLGMLELGREVHSQVIRIGLGSDIHISTGLIHTYCNCGGIDDARQLFDGIIHRDVVLWNVMIAGYAKVGDLDNARVLFDRMPERNVVSWTTMIGGYARLKLSDEAIALFRKMQVEDGIEPDEISLLAVLSACSDLGALDLGEWIHSLINKRGLYKTVPLMNALMDMYAKCGDIARALEVFEKMKNRSVVTWSTMIAGFALNGLGVEALEVFHRMERENVEPNDVTFLAILSACSHIGKTNLGHRYFDCMKSRYRIKPKIEHYGCMVDLLGRAGCLKEAYDLVQNMPFEANEAIWGALLAASRIYGDVGLGEKALVHLIELEPHNSGNYILLSNIYAAQERWDDVRKLRKLMKDRGVKTMPGASSIELDGAVHEFTSRDGSHPCLNRIFEVLCDISRHLRMAGYVPNICGVPFDFE, from the coding sequence ATGCGTCTTCGACACCACCTCCCTCTTCGTTCCCTCTCCTTCTCGCCTCTCCCACCTCCCTCTCCCGCGAAGAAGAACCCTACCCATTCCCCCATACCTCTCCAccacctcctctccctcctgAGCCGCTCCTCCACCCTCCCGCACCTCGCCCAAATCCATGGCCACATCCTCCCCCGCGGCCTAGACAGGGACAACCTCCTCCTCGGCAAGCTCGTCCATGGCGCCTCCCTTCTCGGTTTCGTCGACTACGCCTTCTCCATCTTCAAGCACCAAGAAGACCCCGATACGTATTTGCACAACACCATGATTCGCGGCCTCTCACAAAATGGTTCATCCAAAGATGCCATTTTCATCTTTAACTCGATCCAAGTCGTGGGCTTGCGCCCGGATACTTACTCTTTTCCCTTCGTGTTGAAGGCTATTGCGCATTTGGGTATGCTTGAATTGGGCAGAGAGGTTCATAGCCAAGTTATTCGAATTGGGTTGGGATCGGATATACATATCTCCACTGGTTTGATCCATACGTACTGTAATTGCGGAGGGATAGACGATGCCCGACAACTGTTTGATGGAATTATTCATAGAGATGTCGTTCTGTGGAATGTGATGATTGCAGGTTATGCGAAGGTTGGGGATTTGGACAACGCGCGTGTGCTGTTTGATAGAATGCCCGAGAGGAATGTGGTCTCGTGGACTACGATGATCGGTGGTTATGCTCGGTTGAAACTGTCGGATGAGGCAATTGCATTGTTCCGGAAAATGCAGGTTGAAGACGGTATTGAGCCGGATGAGATTTCCTTGTTGGCTGTGCTCTCAGCTTGTTCGGATTTGGGTGCACTCGATTTAGGGGAGTGGATACATAGCCTGATAAACAAGCGCGGGTTGTACAAGACGGTGCCTCTCATGAATGCACTGATGGATATGTATGCCAAGTGTGGTGATATTGCAAGAGCATTGGAGGTCTTTGAGAAGATGAAGAACAGAAGCGTCGTAACTTGGAGTACAATGATTGCGGGTTTTGCACTAAATGGGCTTGGAGTGGAAGCTCTGGAAGTGTTTCATCGAATGGAGAGAGAAAATGTTGAACCAAATGATGTCACATTTTTAGCAATCCTATCTGCTTGTAGCCATATTGGAAAGACCAATTTGGGTCATCGGTATTTTGATTGTATGAAATCACGTTACAGGATTAAACCTAAAATTGAGCATTACGGATGTATGGTTGATCTTCTCGGCCGTGCAGGTTGTCTTAAGGAGGCTTATGATTTAGTTCAAAATATGCCTTTTGAAGCAAATGAAGCAATATGGGGAGCTCTTTTAGCTGCCTCTAGAATATATGGTGATGTTGGTCTTGGAGAAAAAGCCTTAGTGCATCTCATTGAACTTGAGCCACATAATAGTGGGAATTATATCCTGCTATCAAATATTTATGCGGCACAGGAGAGGTGGGATGATGTCCGGAAGCTTAGGAAGTTGATGAAGGACAGGGGAGTAAAAACTATGCCAGGAGCAAGTTCTATTGAATTGGATGGTGCGGTTCATGAATTCACTTCTAGAGATGGATCTCATCCTTGCTTGAACAGGATATTTGAAGTTCTCTGTGATATAAGTAGGCACTTGAGGATGGCGGGTTACGTCCCAAATATTTGTGGAGTGCCGTTTGACTTTGAATAA